The following nucleotide sequence is from Pseudonocardia abyssalis.
CACGCCGCCGGCGCCGCAGTGGTGGTCGGCGTGCTCACCGGCGCCCAGACCCGCGACGAGCTCGCCGTCGAGCGCCCCACCCACCTCCTCGCGGGCCTGCACGACCTCCCCTCCGTCCTCGACGTGGAGGCGGTGGGTCGGCGGTAGGACCTTCGGTGCCCGTCCTCCGGCCCGTGCCGTCAGCGGCGGGCGCTGCAGTAGACCGCCGAGTACTCGCTGTCCGTCTCCTCCGCGAGGACCACTCCGTCGACGACGATCCGGCAGGAGACCTCGCCGGTCGCACCGGCGGCGGAGATCGAGTACTCGACGGTCTCGGCGGCCGCCGGGACGGTCTTCTCCCAGGGCAGTTCGACGCCGGACACGTTCGCGACCACCGCCCCCCGGCTGTAGGTGATCGCACCCACCGGGCCGGACCCGGTCACCTCGAAGGTGACCTCGGTGGCCGTGGGACCCGCGGGGGCATCGGTCGCGGCGGGGTCGCCTGCCGGGGCCGGGGCCGACCCGTCGCTGTCGGCCGACCTCCCGATCTCCACCGTGCCCGCGGCCTGCGAGGCTCCGGACCCGTCGTCCGGACCGTCGAGGACGACCAGGCCGACCGGTACGGCGACGACGACGGCCGCGGCGACCACCCACAGCCACCTCCGTCGGCGGGCGGCCGTGGGGACGTCGTCCCGCCTGGTCGGCCCGCGCCGGCCGCGGGTCGGTCGGCCCGCGACGGGGGCGTCGGCACGCGCGGATCCGCGGGCCGTGTCACGCACCGGCCGACCGCCGTCCACGAGACCACGGGCCGGGCCGGACGGGCGATCGTCGTCGTCCGCCGTCCCGACGCCGGCGGCCGGATGGCCGGGCTCCCGGCGGCCCGGGTCGCGCCGCGGGGCGTCCGGGCGGCGCCGACCACCCGGCCGGTCCGGGGTGTCGCCGAGGTCGATCCCGGCGGTCCGGCTGCGCCGCGGGGCCGGGCCGTCGGCGTCGGCGGGCGGGTACCGGTCGTCGACGCCGGGCCGGTCGACGCCGGGCCGGTCGACGCCGGGCCGGTCGACGCGGGCGCTCCGGCCGGGGTCGGGCCGAGCGGGTGCGTCGGCGACACGACGACGCCCGCCGGGGAGACCACCGCCGCCGTCGGGCGGGGCCGCCGCGGCCCGGCGGCGGTCCCCCGGAGGCGGGCCGGGCGGGGCCGCGGCCGGTCCGGAGGGCTCCGGCGCACGGCGGTGCCCGCGCCGAGGACCCGGGTCGGGCCGCCCGTCTCCCGGCTGCCCGCCCACTGGCCGCCCGGCTCCGTGACGGCCACCCGGGTGCCGCACAGCGGCGTCCGGGCGACGGTCGGGGGCCTCTGGCGGTCGGGCTGCGGGCGGTCGGGCCGCGGGCGTCCGGTCCGGCCGCGGAGGGGTGCCGCGCCCCGGCGCCGCGGGCGGTTCGTCGCCGAGCACCCAGCGACCCGCGTCCCGGTCCCATCTCGGTCCTGGCACGACGCCCCCATCCGTTGTCGTGCCGGTTCAACGATCGGGCCGCACGTCGGTGACGGAACGCCACCCGGTGGAGCGGTCATCGGGGTGGGGCGTTCCCCGCCCGGCCACCACCGATGCCTCGCGACCGCACCGCCCTGCGGGTGACCGACACCGGGACGGCCCCGGTCAACCCCCGACCGGACCGCCGGGGCGGCTCCCGGACCGCTCGGCCCGCAGCCGGGCCTCCGCGCGCTGCGCCTCGGCCCGGGTGTTGCGCTCACGGCGCAGCCACTCCGGCTGCTCCTCCTTCAACGCCGCGATCTGGGCGGTGGTCAGCGGCTCGGTGATCTCGGCACGGGCCAGCCCGGAGATCGACACCCCCAGTCGGTCCGCGACGACCTGGCGGGGATGCGGGCCGTTGCGCCGCAGTTCGCGCAACCACTCGGGCGGGTCGGCCTGCAGGGCGTCGAGCTCGTCGCGCGAGACCACCCCGGCCCGGAACTCCTCGGGCGTCGCGTCGGGGTGCACGCCGAGCTTCCTCGCCGCCGTCGCGGGCTTCATCGTCTGGGTCGACCTCTGCCGCGTCATGTGCCCACGATATCGGGGCCGGACCGGCCGATAGCCTGGGCCGGTGACCGAGCCGCGCGACACCACAGCCTTCCGGCTCGGCTACGTCCCGGGCGTCACGCCGGGCAAGTGGGCGCGGATCTGGGCCGAGCGCCGCCCCCGGGTCACCCTGGAGCTCGTCTCCGCGACCACGGACGAGGCGCTCGAGCTGATCCGGTCCGGCGCCGTGGACGCGGCCGTGCTCCGGCTGCCGATCGACCGGACCGGGCTCCACACGATCCCGCTCTACACCGAGACCACGGTGGCCGTCGTCCCGAAGGGTCACGTCCTCGCCGCGACCGAGGAAGCAGCAGTCGCGGACCTGACCGACGAGATCGTCCTCCGCCCGCAGGACGACGCACTCGTCTGGCCCGGTGAGCGGCCGGGGCGGTCCGCGGCGTTCGACCCCGCGACGACGGCCGCGGCGATCGAGCTCGTCGCCGCCGGCGTCGGCCTGCTGGTCGTCCCCCAGTCGCTGGCCCGCCTCCACCACCGCCGGGACCTCGTGTACCGACCGCTGACCGACGCGCCCGGGTCGGGTGTCGGTCTCGCCTGGCCGGACGCGGAGAACACCGAGCTGATGGAGGAGTTCATCGGGATCGTCCGCGGGCGCACGGCGAACAGCTCGCGCACCCCCCGCCGGGACGCGACCCCGGCACCGGACAGACCCGCCCCCACGAGGAAGAAGGTCGCCCGGCGCCCCGCCGCCCGGCGCGGTGCGCGCCGTCGTTGAGTCCACCGACGGTGCGGAACAGCACGTTCGCCGTCTCGTCGGAGAAGCTCTCGCCGTGAGAACTGACGCCGGATTCGCTCACGGACGTTCCGTCCGGGCTCGGTGAGACTTCCGGTTCGACCGCGTGGACGTCCGCTTGCTCACTCGGCAGTGGTCAGCGCGGCACGGAAGTCAACCTGACCGCCCACCCGACGGTGCAGCTGCAGGACGGGGCCCGCCGGGCGCTGATGACCGCGCGCGTCGCCGAGGGCACGAATGCGCGGACTGGCTCGCCCACGCCGACGGGCTGTACCCGTTCTTCGCCGAACTGCGCGAGCGCGCCGTCCTGACCGGTGACCGGGAGGTGCCGGTGGTGCTGCTCGAACCCGTCACGGACCGACCCGTCGAGGAGTCCGGCACGGAGCCGGCGTTCACGAGGCCGACCGCGAGTCGCTCGATGGTGGCTCCCCCACCAGGACCGCGAACCCGTCCAGGTGCCGGGCCAGGCTGTAGTCGAACAGCTCGTCGACGTCGGGGACGACCTGCTCGTGCACCTGCGCCAGCAGGGGGAAGCGCCCGCCGGCGAACAGTGCGTCGGTCCGTGCACGCTGCGCCTGCAGCCACCGGCCCAGCGACACACCTGTCTCCTGCTCGGCCTCCACCTCGTCCGCCGTGGACAGTGCAGCGTTGATCACCAACGAATGCAGCGCGAGCGCCTCCTGCATCCGCGTGCGCAGTGACAGGCCGAGACCCTCGAGCGCCCGCAGAGTCCACTCGGTGTGCACCATCATGTTCGGCGCCATCGAGGGCCGGGTGAACGACACCGCTCCGGGCAGCCACAGGTGTCGCCGGCACAGCCCCCACTGCCACCGCGCGATCAGCTCCAGTCTGGCTCGCCAGCCGTCGGGCCCCGGGTCGGGGAGTTCCAGCTCCCCGAAGACCAGGTCGGCCATCTCGGTCATCAGGTCGTCCTTGTTCGCGATGTGGCGATAGAGGGACATCGCCCCCACGCCGAGCTCGGCGGCGACCCGCCGCATGGACACCGCGCCCGCACCCTCGACGTCGGCGATCGCGACAGCGGTCCGCAGCACGTGCTCGCGACTGAGTGCCTGCTTCGCCCCGCCGGCCGAACGCGGCGGGAACGACCGCGACGTGGACGTCGCCCCCCGGTCCGGCCGGCGCGGCCCGTTCGTGGAGGCACTGACCACCGTGCCGGAACCCACCGTGGTCTCGACCAGGCCGTCGTCGCGCAGGGCGGCAAGCACCTTCGTCGCGGTCGCGATCGCGACGTTCCACCGGTCGGCGATCTGCCGGATGGACGGAATCCGGTCCCCCGGCCGCAGATCACCGGATCGGATCCGGGCCGCGAACTCCCCGGCGATCCGCCGGTAGAGCGGCTCCAGCTGAGCGTCCTGCGACATGCGGACCTCCTGATCGCAGTCGTCGACAGCGGCCAAAGTGCACTAGTTCACTTCGGCCGAACTAGTTCACGTTGTGGAGTCGTTTGACCAGGATCGATTGACCGTCGCACGTCCTCCTGGAGACAGTGTACGCGTAGTTCGCTACAGCGTACGCAGCCAGCGATCCGGGGCTTCGCCACCCGGCGATCCGCCCCGCACCGCCCGCCCGACCGGAAAGGACATCCCGATGCTCACCGTCGCCGAGGAAGTCGTCCTGCTCGCCCTCGACGAGGACACCGGCGGGGGCGGGACCCGCCTTGGCCTGGACTGGGCCGTGGCCGGTGCGGTCGTCGTCGAGCTGGCCCTCGCCGAGCGCATCGCCGTGGGGGACGACGACGTCGTCACGGTCGTGGACCCGGCTCCGACAGGGGTTGGACACCTCGACACCGTCCTCGCCGAGGTCGCGGGCCGGGTGAAGGTCTCGACGCTGCTGCGACGGACGCGCGGCGGGGCGCCGGGGCGCGCCATCGCCTCGCTCGTCGAACGCGGTGTGCTTCGGCGCCGACGCGGCCGGCTGCTCGGTCTCGTCCCGGCACACCGCTACCCCACACAGGACGCCTCGGCCAGATCCGAGATCCGCAGCAGGCTCGCCGACGCCGTCCTCGACGGGCGCGAGCCCGACGAGCGCACCGCTGCCCTGATCGGCGTGCTGCACGCCGCGAGGCTGCGGCGCCGCGCGCTGCCCACCGGTCACCGGAGGCAGGTCCGCACACGGATGGGCGACATCGCGAAGGGGCAGGCCGTCGGTCCCGCAGTGCGCACGGCCATCGCCCGGACGAAGGGCGCCATCGCTGCGATGGCCGCCTCGGGCTGAGCCGACCGGACAGACAGACAGGAGCGACACGATGGTGACCGACACCGACATCGACACCGACATCGACACCGACACCGACACCGACATTGACACCGACTACCTCGTGATCGGCGCAGGCGCGACCGCGATGGCGTTCGTCGACACGTTGCTGACCGAGACGCGGGCGACCGTCACCATGGTCGACCGCTACGACCGACCCGGCGGGCACTGGACCGTCGCCTACCCCTTCGTACGGCTGCACCAACCGTCGGCGATGTACGGCGTGAACTCCCGCCCGCTCGGCGAGGACCGGGTCGACCGGACGGGCTGGAACGCCGGGATGTACGAGCTGGCGGGCGCCGCCGAGATCTGCGACTACTTCGACCAGGTGATGCGCCGGACGTTCCTGCCGTCCGGGCGGGTCTCCTACTTCCCGATGGCCGAGTACCGGGGTAGCGGACGGTTCCACGTGACGACCTCGGGCACCCGGTACCGGGTGACCGCGCGGCGCAGGATCGTCGACACCACCTACCAGGGCGTCACGGTGCCCGCGATGCGGCCACCGGAGTTCCCGGTCGCCGACGGGATCCGTGTCGTGCCGCCGAACGAGCTGCCCGCCGTTCGCGGGCCCTCCGACCGCTATGTCGTCGTCGGAGCGGGCAAGACCGGCATCGACGCCTGCCTCTGGCTGCTGGAGCAGGGCGTCGACCCCGCCGACCTGACCTGGATCATGCCCCGCGCGCCGTGGCTCATCGACCGGGCGACGGTGCAGCCGATGCCGCTGCGCCGCGCCGCGGACATCGCGACGGACCACGCCGCGAAGCACTCCGCGATCATGGGCGCCGAGTCGGTACGCGACCTCTTCGACCGGCTCGACGCGGCGGGAGCGCTGCTGAGGATCTCCCCGGACGAGCGACCGACGGCGTTCCGCTGCGCCACCGTCTCGCGGGCCGAGCTGGAACAGCTGCGCAGGATCACCGACGTCGTCCGCCTCGGCCGGGTCACACGCATCGACCCGACGGCCATCGAACTCGACGCCGGCACGCTCCCGACCGGCCCCCATGTGCTGCACGTGGACTGCACCGCCGACGCCGTGAAGCAGCTGCCCGTCATACCGATCTTCCAGGACGGGCTGATCACCCTGCAGCCGGTCCGCGCGTGCCAGCCGGTGTTCAGCGCCGCACTCGTCGCACACATGGAGGCGACCGGTCCCGACGACACCGTGCGCAACGAACTCTGCCCCGTCACCCCCTACCCGAGCAGCGACGTGGACTGGCTCCGGTTCGCCCTCTCGACGAACGCGGAGCAGCTGCGCTGGGCAGCGAACCCGGACGTCGACGCCTGGCTGCGCACCTCCCGCCTGCATCCGGATCTCGCCCCGCCGATGCCGGACGACCCGGCCGAACGCGCGGTCGTCGAACAACAGGCCACGGCCACGGCGAAGGCCCAGAACGCGAAGCTCGACGAGCTCCTGCACACACGACGGTCGCTGCCCCCACCGGGTCCGCACCACCCGACACGCAGAGAGGCGGCCACCGGATGAACCGGTCGGTGAACCGGCGGTGGAACCGGGCGCCCTGGACGCTCGCACTGCTGACCACGGTGTGCGCGGAGCTCACCTTCACCGCGGTCGCGGTGCCGTTCACCTGGCTGCTGGTGCCGCTGCTGATGGTGATGTACGGCGCCGGGGTCCTCGTGCTCCGCGAGGCGACCGTGCGGGCCGGTGGCACCTGGCCGAGCCTCGTACTGCTGGGCGTGGCCTACCAGCTCGCCGAGGACGGCCTGGGCCTGCAGGCCCTGACCAGCCCCCGCATGTACGGCGCCGCCGACTGGGGATTCCGGGCGCTCGGTGTGAACTGGACCTACTGGGAATCGCAGATCGGCGTGCACGTCGTGCTCAGCGTCCTGGTGCCGATCACCATCACCGACCTCCTCTTCCCGGCACAACGGGACCGGCCCTACCTCGGCAACCGGGGCCTGGCCGGCGCGGGCGCCCTCGCGGTCCTGGGCGTGTTCGGGCTCCGCCACCTGATCTCGGCGACCGAGGACCCCGGCTACCGGACCCCCTGGGGCTTCACGATCCTGTTCCTCGCGCTCATCGCGACGCTCGGGGTGATCGCGCTGGTGGTCCTCCCCCGCCGCGGCGTCACCGCCCGCGTTCGCAGGGCCCGCAACACGCCTCACCCGGCCCTGGTCGGAGTCGTGTCCGGGTACCTGACCATGGCGTTCCTCACCACGCTGCTCCCGCTCGGCCTCGGCCCCACGATGCTGCTCGGCGACCTGATGTCCCCCGCCCAGAAGCTGGTCGTCGGATTGATGACCGCCGTCGCGTTCGGCTGGCTGGTGCTGCGTTGGCAGACATCGCCCGGGTGGAGTGACCGGCACCGGATCTGGCTCGTCGGCGGCATCCTCGTGTCGCACACCGCGTTCATGATGCCCGCGTCACCGACCGCCGCACTCGTCGGTTCGGTCGCGATCGTGACACAGGTGTACGTGCTGGCACGTCTCGCCGAGCACCTCCAGCGGCGGAGAGCTGCGGCTCCCGATCCCGGCGACGAGCACCCGCTGAGCCGACCGGAATGACCACGGTCATCAGCGGCCTCGCCTGCCCGGTCGTGCTCCGGCACCCGATACCCGCCGCGGCCTCCGTCACTGCTCCGACGTCGCCATCGGCGTGGCCGGGGTCGACCGATGAGAGTGGGCGCGGCAGGGTTCGAACCTGCGACCGCTCGGGTGTAAGCCGAGAGCTCTTCCGCTGAGCTACGCGCCCGCCGGACCGGGGCCGGGGCCCCGGTGCGGTCCTACACGGCCGCGAGGGCCTTGCGCCACGCGTCCTGGTCACGGGCCTCGCCGGGGCCGTTGACCTCGGCGAACCGCACCACACCGGTCTTGTCGACGAGGAACGTCCCGCGCAGGGCGAACCCCGCGGCGTCGTTGAACACGCCGTAGGCCTGCGCCACCTCGCCGTGCGGCCAGAAGTCGGCGAGCAGGGGGAACTCGTAGCCCTCCGCGTCGGCCCACGCCTTGAGCGCGAACGTGTGGTCGACCGACACCGCGACGATCTGCACGTCGTCGTTCTGGAAGCTGGCCAGGTCCTCCCGGACCGCGGTGAGCTCGCCCGTGCAGACTCCGGAGAACGCGAACGGGTAGAACACGACCAGGACGTTCTTCGCGCCGCGGAACGACGAGAGCGTCACGTCCTGCTTGTTCTGGTCCTTCAGGGTGAAGTCGGGAGCTTCTGTTCCCACCTCGGGCGCCATGTGCGTGCCTCTCCAGGTCTGAGATCCGCCGTGGCGGACGCGACGGCGGTGCGGGGGGGGTGTGCGGGGGTCAGCGGCGGGACTTGGCCGCCTTCGGCGCGACCAGCCGGGCGCCGGCCCACGTCTCGCCCACGCTGACGTTCGACGTCTGCGACAGGCCCGCCGTGGGGGCGGCCTCGGCGATCTCGCTCGGCTCGACGTGCCCGGGGCGGCCGGTCCGGGGTGTGAGGACCCAGATCACGCCGCTCTCCGCGAGCGGACCACCGGCGTCGACGAGCGCGTCGACGAGGTCCCCGTCACCCTCCCGCCACCACATCAGGACGAGATCGACGACGTCGACGGCGTCCTCGTCGAGCAGGTCGTCGCCCGCTCTCTCCTCGACGGCGTCGCGCACCGCCTCGTCGACGTCGGTGTCCCACCCGAGTTCCTGGACGACCATGCCCGGCTCCACGCCGAGCTTTCCCGCGATGTCGGACTGGCGTCCGGCATCTTCCGCGGCGACCACGCCTGTGTACCCCTCTTCCTCTGGATCCGGATGCGAGATCCGGACACCTGACTCGTCGACCCGCAACCACTCGTTACGGGATCCTACGTCGGAGGGCACGATAGGGGATGACCCCGAGATGTACCGAGTCCGAGACCCATCCAGCAGAGCCACGCAGGGAGATCCCTTGACCGGCCAGACCACCGGTGGAGCACCGCGCGTCAACATCATTCGCGACGGCCTCGCCGCCCACCTGCCCGACATCGACCCGGAGGAGACCGCCGAGTGGCTGGACTCCTTCGACGCGGTGCTCGACGCGGCAGGGCAGCAGCGAGCGCGCTATCTGATGTTGCGGATGCTCCAGCGGGCCCGCGAGCGACACGTCGGCGTCCCGTCGCTGACCAGCACCGACTACGTCAACACCATCCCCACCGACCGTGAGCCGTGGTTCCCCGGCGACGAGGAGGCGGAACGCGCGTTCCGTCGCTGGATCCGCTGGAACGCGGCGATGACGGTGCACCGCGCACAGCGCCCGGGGATCGGGGTGGGCGGGCACATCTCGTCCTACGCCTCGTCGGCGACGCTCTACGAGGTCGGCTTCAACCACTTCTTCCGCGGCAAGGACCACCCGGGCGGGGGCGACCAGGTCTACATCCAGGGCCACGCCTCCCCCGGCGTCTACGCCCGGGCGTACCTGGAGGGCCGCCTCACCGAGGACCGCCTCGACGGCTTCCGCCAGGAGCTCAGCCACGGCGGCCCCGGCCACGGCCTCCCGTCCTACCCGCACCCGCGCCTCATGCCGGACTTCTGGGAGTTCCCCACGGTCTCGATGGGGCTCGGCCCGATGAACGCGATCATGCAGGCCCGGTACAACCGCTACCTGGGCGATCGCGGCTTCACCAACACCGACGACCAGCACGTGTGGGCGTTCCTCGGCGACGGCGAGATGGACGAGCCGGAGTCGCGCGGCCAGTTGCAGATCGCGGCGACGGAGGGTCTCGACAACCTCACCTTCGTCGTCAACTGCAACCTGCAGCGCCTCGACGGCCCGGTCCGCGGCAACGGCAAGATCATCCAGGAGCTGGAGTCGTTCTTCCGCGGCGCCGGCTGGAACGTCATCAAGGTCGTGTGGGGCCGGGAGTGGGACTCCCTGCTGCACGCCGACCGCGACGGCGCGCTGATCAACCTGATGAACACCACGCCCGACGGCGACTTCCAGACCTACAAGGCCAACGACGGCGCGTACGTCCGCGACCACTTCTTCGGCCGCGACCCGCGGACGAAGGCGCTGGTCGAGCCCATGAC
It contains:
- a CDS encoding MmpS family transport accessory protein, producing the protein MGGQPGDGRPDPGPRRGHRRAPEPSGPAAAPPGPPPGDRRRAAAAPPDGGGGLPGGRRRVADAPARPDPGRSARVDRPGVDRPGVDRPGVDDRYPPADADGPAPRRSRTAGIDLGDTPDRPGGRRRPDAPRRDPGRREPGHPAAGVGTADDDDRPSGPARGLVDGGRPVRDTARGSARADAPVAGRPTRGRRGPTRRDDVPTAARRRRWLWVVAAAVVVAVPVGLVVLDGPDDGSGASQAAGTVEIGRSADSDGSAPAPAGDPAATDAPAGPTATEVTFEVTGSGPVGAITYSRGAVVANVSGVELPWEKTVPAAAETVEYSISAAGATGEVSCRIVVDGVVLAEETDSEYSAVYCSARR
- a CDS encoding DUF5997 family protein, which translates into the protein MTRQRSTQTMKPATAARKLGVHPDATPEEFRAGVVSRDELDALQADPPEWLRELRRNGPHPRQVVADRLGVSISGLARAEITEPLTTAQIAALKEEQPEWLRRERNTRAEAQRAEARLRAERSGSRPGGPVGG
- a CDS encoding LysR family substrate-binding domain-containing protein, with protein sequence MTEPRDTTAFRLGYVPGVTPGKWARIWAERRPRVTLELVSATTDEALELIRSGAVDAAVLRLPIDRTGLHTIPLYTETTVAVVPKGHVLAATEEAAVADLTDEIVLRPQDDALVWPGERPGRSAAFDPATTAAAIELVAAGVGLLVVPQSLARLHHRRDLVYRPLTDAPGSGVGLAWPDAENTELMEEFIGIVRGRTANSSRTPRRDATPAPDRPAPTRKKVARRPAARRGARRR
- a CDS encoding TetR/AcrR family transcriptional regulator C-terminal domain-containing protein → MSQDAQLEPLYRRIAGEFAARIRSGDLRPGDRIPSIRQIADRWNVAIATATKVLAALRDDGLVETTVGSGTVVSASTNGPRRPDRGATSTSRSFPPRSAGGAKQALSREHVLRTAVAIADVEGAGAVSMRRVAAELGVGAMSLYRHIANKDDLMTEMADLVFGELELPDPGPDGWRARLELIARWQWGLCRRHLWLPGAVSFTRPSMAPNMMVHTEWTLRALEGLGLSLRTRMQEALALHSLVINAALSTADEVEAEQETGVSLGRWLQAQRARTDALFAGGRFPLLAQVHEQVVPDVDELFDYSLARHLDGFAVLVGEPPSSDSRSAS
- a CDS encoding GOLPH3/VPS74 family protein; this encodes MLTVAEEVVLLALDEDTGGGGTRLGLDWAVAGAVVVELALAERIAVGDDDVVTVVDPAPTGVGHLDTVLAEVAGRVKVSTLLRRTRGGAPGRAIASLVERGVLRRRRGRLLGLVPAHRYPTQDASARSEIRSRLADAVLDGREPDERTAALIGVLHAARLRRRALPTGHRRQVRTRMGDIAKGQAVGPAVRTAIARTKGAIAAMAASG
- a CDS encoding NAD(P)/FAD-dependent oxidoreductase, whose product is MVTDTDIDTDIDTDTDTDIDTDYLVIGAGATAMAFVDTLLTETRATVTMVDRYDRPGGHWTVAYPFVRLHQPSAMYGVNSRPLGEDRVDRTGWNAGMYELAGAAEICDYFDQVMRRTFLPSGRVSYFPMAEYRGSGRFHVTTSGTRYRVTARRRIVDTTYQGVTVPAMRPPEFPVADGIRVVPPNELPAVRGPSDRYVVVGAGKTGIDACLWLLEQGVDPADLTWIMPRAPWLIDRATVQPMPLRRAADIATDHAAKHSAIMGAESVRDLFDRLDAAGALLRISPDERPTAFRCATVSRAELEQLRRITDVVRLGRVTRIDPTAIELDAGTLPTGPHVLHVDCTADAVKQLPVIPIFQDGLITLQPVRACQPVFSAALVAHMEATGPDDTVRNELCPVTPYPSSDVDWLRFALSTNAEQLRWAANPDVDAWLRTSRLHPDLAPPMPDDPAERAVVEQQATATAKAQNAKLDELLHTRRSLPPPGPHHPTRREAATG
- a CDS encoding peroxiredoxin, giving the protein MAPEVGTEAPDFTLKDQNKQDVTLSSFRGAKNVLVVFYPFAFSGVCTGELTAVREDLASFQNDDVQIVAVSVDHTFALKAWADAEGYEFPLLADFWPHGEVAQAYGVFNDAAGFALRGTFLVDKTGVVRFAEVNGPGEARDQDAWRKALAAV
- a CDS encoding DUF3052 domain-containing protein translates to MVAAEDAGRQSDIAGKLGVEPGMVVQELGWDTDVDEAVRDAVEERAGDDLLDEDAVDVVDLVLMWWREGDGDLVDALVDAGGPLAESGVIWVLTPRTGRPGHVEPSEIAEAAPTAGLSQTSNVSVGETWAGARLVAPKAAKSRR